The following are encoded together in the Opitutus sp. ER46 genome:
- a CDS encoding VF530 family protein yields the protein MPLHKSKDPLHGITLEKLLTELVAKLGWEGLAYRIDIRCFRFDPSIKSSLIFLRKTPWARAKVEQLYVSVFAAAKTENGEGGKVDGEA from the coding sequence ATGCCGCTGCACAAATCCAAGGATCCGCTTCACGGGATCACCCTCGAGAAACTGCTCACCGAGCTGGTGGCCAAGTTGGGCTGGGAGGGACTGGCCTACCGGATCGACATCCGCTGCTTTCGGTTCGACCCGAGCATCAAGTCCAGCCTGATTTTCCTCCGAAAGACGCCCTGGGCCCGCGCCAAGGTCGAGCAGCTCTACGTTTCAGTTTTCGCTGCCGCGAAAACTGAAAATGGGGAAGGCGGGAAGGTGGACGGGGAGGCGTAG
- a CDS encoding response regulator transcription factor produces the protein MKKLRILLVDDQSLFREALRTLLCLQPDFEVVAEAENGERALALAQAHRPDVVLMDLRMPVLGGVEATRRLLATMPTARVVVLTTFEEDEEIFAAMRAGALGYLLKACSAERLCGAVRAAAQGTSVLEPSVAARLMAGLAPAAATRPAPAPVALPDPLSEREHDVLRLLAAGCSNKEIGARLNIAEGTVKNHMTNVLGKLGALDRTQAALKARELGLV, from the coding sequence ATGAAGAAGCTGCGCATCCTGCTCGTCGACGACCAGTCGCTGTTCCGGGAGGCACTGCGGACGCTGCTCTGCCTCCAGCCTGACTTCGAGGTCGTGGCGGAGGCGGAGAACGGTGAGCGGGCGCTCGCCCTGGCGCAGGCGCATCGTCCGGACGTGGTCCTGATGGACCTGCGCATGCCGGTGCTGGGCGGAGTGGAGGCGACGCGTCGCTTGCTCGCGACGATGCCCACCGCGCGGGTGGTCGTGCTGACGACGTTCGAGGAGGATGAGGAGATTTTTGCGGCGATGCGGGCGGGGGCGCTGGGCTACCTGCTGAAGGCGTGTTCGGCGGAGCGCCTGTGCGGGGCGGTGCGCGCGGCGGCGCAGGGCACCTCGGTTCTGGAGCCGTCGGTCGCGGCGCGGCTGATGGCGGGACTCGCGCCGGCGGCGGCGACGCGGCCAGCGCCCGCACCGGTGGCGCTGCCCGACCCGTTGTCGGAGCGCGAGCATGACGTGCTGCGGCTATTGGCGGCCGGCTGCAGCAACAAGGAAATCGGCGCGCGGCTGAACATCGCGGAAGGCACGGTGAAGAACCACATGACGAACGTGCTCGGCAAACTCGGCGCACTCGACCGCACGCAGGCCGCGCTCAAGGCCCGCGAATTGGGGCTGGTCTGA
- a CDS encoding sigma-70 family RNA polymerase sigma factor, whose product MPEQIADQLLVMDAQAGCYAALEQLIARWQKPLWGHAFRLTGRSDAAWDISQDSWLDIVRGLARLKEADRFGAWAHRIVRNNASDWVRHHASRVAAEGQAELEARGSTVEPAQFEVAVDVHCILRCLSTPSQDVLSLYYLKGCGLAEIAEALGKPEGTVKSRLHTARAEFRRTWESFSSVHAATRPETRKEPTT is encoded by the coding sequence TTGCCTGAACAAATCGCCGATCAGCTGCTGGTGATGGATGCCCAGGCTGGGTGCTACGCCGCGTTGGAACAGCTGATCGCTCGGTGGCAAAAGCCTCTCTGGGGTCATGCCTTTCGTCTGACCGGTCGGTCTGACGCGGCGTGGGATATTTCCCAGGATAGCTGGCTGGATATCGTGCGCGGACTCGCACGCCTGAAGGAAGCCGACAGGTTCGGCGCGTGGGCTCACCGGATCGTGCGCAACAACGCGAGCGATTGGGTTCGGCACCACGCGTCGCGGGTCGCAGCCGAGGGCCAAGCTGAATTGGAGGCGCGCGGATCGACCGTCGAACCGGCGCAATTTGAGGTCGCGGTCGATGTGCACTGCATTCTGCGCTGCCTGTCCACCCCTTCCCAGGATGTTTTGAGTCTGTACTATCTCAAGGGCTGCGGGTTGGCGGAAATTGCCGAGGCGCTCGGCAAACCTGAGGGTACCGTGAAATCGCGACTGCACACCGCGCGCGCTGAATTTCGGAGAACCTGGGAGTCGTTTAGCAGTGTGCACGCGGCAACTCGGCCCGAAACCAGAAAGGAACCGACAACATGA
- a CDS encoding ABC transporter permease, with the protein MNGLFDDLTAALRHLRRAPAFSLLAIAMLALGIGANVAIFSIFQSIVLRPLPYPQPERLVGFKSLNAAKALTQPALSLSDFRDLRGRVQSYSALAAFRPDFVGYAPAGADPVQLVCGRVTEEFLAAFGVTPRIGRPFQAGEFSYDGARVAILSHAAWQRHFAGDPAAVGRTAVFDGEAVTIIGVMPEDFREPEFADVWLPFPAEAPENLARDSRFWTTVGRLKPGVSVAAAQAEATAIAAALAREYPATNRGWGMAVQPLLELRVGGLRASLLLLLGAVGLVLLIACVNLANLMLARGVSRVQELAVRLAIGATPARLARAVLLESVLLALAGGTAGVALAMTALPALAARLPAGLVPRSHAIAVDGAALGFAVAVSVVTGLVFGVLPAWQVWRADVNHLIKAGGGRGGSNRFAHRVQGALIVGQVALTVVVLAGAGLLLRSLLSLQRTAPGFAAENVVTLRISPPPARWQDFRELADYYERVLAELRREPGVEGVDLNCSAPFSGITLSYPFWVQGRPVEDGNADEAVFNSVGVDYLRVLRIPLVRGRGFEPRDNATGAAGTSVPPVCLVNVSLARRLFGDADPIGQRIRTVPWLTNGYREIVGVVADVKQTGAAEPPGAQVYVPFRQSPWFFATLLVRTRTATAAALQAAVRRADPTLTMSVSSMEDAIAASATQPRLRAWLFGCFAVIALGLSAFGIYASMAFTVGQRTREIGVRLALGASPGGILAWVLGRAGRLALVGVSCGLVAALATTRLLRAALYGVTPTDPTVLILLVFGLPLVVLAAAFGPAWRAARLEPTRALQAE; encoded by the coding sequence ATGAACGGCCTTTTCGACGATCTCACCGCTGCCCTCCGTCACCTGCGCAGGGCGCCGGCGTTCTCGCTCCTCGCGATCGCGATGCTCGCGCTGGGGATCGGCGCGAATGTCGCGATCTTCTCGATCTTCCAGTCGATCGTCCTCCGGCCCCTGCCTTATCCGCAGCCGGAGCGGCTCGTGGGCTTCAAATCGCTCAATGCCGCCAAGGCGCTCACGCAGCCTGCTCTGTCGCTTTCGGATTTCCGCGATCTGCGCGGCCGGGTGCAGTCGTATAGCGCGCTGGCTGCCTTTCGGCCCGATTTCGTCGGCTATGCGCCGGCTGGCGCGGACCCAGTTCAACTCGTCTGCGGCCGCGTCACGGAGGAGTTCCTCGCCGCGTTCGGCGTCACGCCGCGAATCGGCCGCCCTTTCCAGGCGGGCGAGTTCAGCTACGATGGCGCGCGCGTGGCCATCCTGAGTCACGCGGCCTGGCAAAGGCACTTTGCCGGCGACCCGGCGGCGGTCGGCCGCACCGCGGTGTTCGATGGCGAGGCGGTCACGATCATTGGCGTGATGCCGGAGGATTTTCGGGAACCCGAGTTTGCCGACGTATGGCTGCCGTTTCCGGCGGAGGCGCCGGAGAACCTGGCGCGGGATTCGCGTTTCTGGACGACGGTCGGGCGCCTCAAGCCCGGCGTGAGCGTCGCGGCGGCGCAGGCGGAAGCCACGGCGATCGCGGCGGCGCTGGCGCGGGAGTATCCGGCGACGAATCGGGGCTGGGGCATGGCGGTGCAGCCGCTGCTGGAGCTGCGCGTAGGCGGGCTGCGGGCGTCGCTGCTGCTGCTGCTGGGCGCGGTCGGTCTCGTGCTGCTGATCGCGTGCGTGAACCTCGCCAACCTGATGCTGGCGCGCGGCGTAAGCCGGGTGCAGGAGTTGGCGGTGCGGCTGGCGATCGGGGCGACCCCGGCGCGGCTTGCCCGGGCGGTGCTGCTCGAGAGCGTGCTGCTGGCGCTGGCCGGCGGCACGGCCGGCGTGGCGCTGGCGATGACGGCGCTGCCGGCGCTCGCGGCGCGGTTGCCGGCGGGACTCGTGCCGCGTTCGCATGCGATCGCGGTGGACGGCGCGGCGCTGGGTTTCGCGGTGGCGGTGTCGGTCGTGACCGGGCTGGTGTTTGGCGTGCTGCCGGCGTGGCAAGTTTGGCGGGCCGACGTGAACCACCTGATCAAGGCGGGTGGCGGGCGGGGCGGTTCGAACCGATTCGCGCACCGGGTGCAGGGCGCGTTGATCGTGGGGCAGGTCGCGCTGACCGTGGTGGTCCTGGCCGGCGCGGGGTTGTTGTTGCGGAGCCTGCTCTCGCTGCAGCGCACGGCGCCGGGCTTTGCGGCGGAGAACGTCGTCACGCTTCGTATCTCGCCGCCGCCGGCGCGGTGGCAGGACTTCCGCGAACTCGCCGACTACTACGAACGCGTGTTGGCGGAGTTGCGGCGCGAGCCGGGCGTGGAGGGCGTGGACCTCAACTGCAGCGCGCCCTTCAGCGGGATCACGCTGAGCTACCCCTTCTGGGTGCAGGGGCGGCCGGTGGAGGACGGCAACGCGGACGAAGCCGTGTTCAACTCGGTCGGCGTGGACTATCTTCGCGTGCTGCGGATCCCGCTGGTGCGCGGGCGCGGGTTTGAGCCGCGGGATAATGCCACCGGCGCGGCGGGCACCTCGGTGCCGCCGGTTTGCCTCGTCAATGTGAGCCTGGCGCGGCGGCTCTTCGGCGACGCCGACCCGATCGGCCAGCGGATTCGCACGGTGCCGTGGCTGACCAATGGCTATCGCGAAATCGTCGGCGTCGTGGCCGACGTGAAGCAGACCGGCGCGGCGGAGCCGCCGGGCGCCCAGGTGTACGTGCCGTTCCGGCAGTCGCCCTGGTTCTTTGCGACGCTGCTCGTGCGCACGCGGACCGCGACCGCGGCGGCGTTGCAGGCGGCGGTGCGGCGGGCGGACCCGACGCTGACGATGAGCGTGAGCAGCATGGAGGACGCGATCGCGGCGTCGGCCACGCAGCCGCGGCTGCGGGCGTGGTTGTTCGGGTGTTTCGCCGTGATCGCGCTCGGGCTCTCGGCCTTTGGCATCTACGCGAGCATGGCGTTCACGGTCGGGCAGCGGACGCGTGAGATTGGCGTGCGCCTGGCGCTGGGCGCCTCGCCGGGTGGAATCCTGGCCTGGGTGCTGGGGCGGGCGGGGCGGCTGGCGCTGGTCGGCGTGAGTTGCGGGCTCGTCGCGGCGCTCGCGACCACGCGGCTCCTGCGGGCGGCGCTCTACGGCGTCACGCCCACGGATCCCACGGTCCTGATCCTGCTGGTTTTCGGGTTGCCGCTGGTCGTGCTGGCGGCGGCGTTTGGGCCGGCGTGGCGGGCGGCGCGGTTGGAACCAACCCGCGCGCTGCAGGCCGAATAG
- a CDS encoding sensor histidine kinase, whose product MLETAGFKHRHTGTLYGAFATATVVLTCYGGFFAQQRYYTSEWMVPVVFALGAIHVAVAILIGWERPDASKAYYVAYYTFQCALLTAILFLSPSRGFMAIVVLPTVSQAMFELRLGYALLLAGYLFAACAAVWVVPYGWTAAGTAIINYATAFVFTIVFSLISRQALLARKRETQLREEVEAANRQLRAYASQAEELATTRERNRLAREIHDGVGHYLTVIKTQLDAAAALLPAQPDRARETVVKAARLAAESLDDVRRSVGALRTDATRPALVASLQGLAQDAGLPVTLRVEGEVRTLPPAAEHALFRTAQEGLTNVRKHARGASRVEVVLDFRPAGRVTLSVRDDGPGLPPGAAPAAGFGLRGIRERVELLGGMARVENGSTGGCTLSIEVPV is encoded by the coding sequence ATGCTTGAGACCGCCGGCTTCAAACACCGCCACACGGGCACCCTCTACGGGGCGTTCGCCACCGCGACCGTCGTTCTGACGTGCTATGGCGGCTTCTTCGCGCAGCAGCGCTACTACACCTCGGAGTGGATGGTGCCGGTGGTCTTCGCGCTCGGCGCGATCCACGTGGCGGTCGCCATCCTGATCGGGTGGGAACGGCCGGATGCGTCGAAGGCGTACTACGTGGCCTACTACACGTTCCAATGCGCGCTGCTCACCGCTATCCTGTTCCTGAGCCCGAGCCGGGGCTTCATGGCGATCGTGGTGCTGCCCACGGTGAGCCAGGCGATGTTCGAGCTGCGCCTCGGCTACGCGCTGCTGCTCGCCGGCTATCTTTTCGCCGCGTGTGCCGCCGTGTGGGTCGTGCCGTACGGCTGGACGGCGGCAGGGACGGCGATCATCAACTACGCCACCGCTTTCGTCTTCACGATCGTGTTCTCGCTCATCTCGCGCCAGGCGCTGCTGGCCCGGAAGCGCGAAACGCAATTGCGCGAGGAGGTGGAGGCGGCCAACCGGCAGCTGCGCGCTTACGCCTCGCAGGCGGAGGAACTGGCGACCACCCGCGAGCGCAACCGCCTCGCCCGGGAGATCCACGACGGCGTCGGTCATTACCTGACCGTGATCAAAACCCAGCTCGACGCCGCGGCGGCGCTCCTGCCCGCGCAGCCCGATCGGGCGCGCGAGACCGTCGTCAAGGCCGCGCGCCTCGCCGCGGAGTCGCTCGACGATGTTCGCCGGTCGGTCGGCGCGCTGCGCACCGATGCGACGCGTCCGGCGCTGGTGGCCTCGCTGCAGGGGCTGGCGCAGGATGCCGGCTTGCCGGTAACCCTGCGCGTGGAGGGCGAGGTGCGGACGCTGCCGCCGGCGGCGGAACACGCGCTATTTCGCACGGCGCAGGAAGGATTGACCAACGTGCGGAAGCACGCACGGGGCGCGTCGCGCGTCGAGGTGGTGCTCGATTTCCGGCCGGCGGGCCGGGTGACGCTCTCGGTTCGTGACGACGGTCCCGGCCTGCCGCCCGGCGCCGCGCCCGCGGCGGGCTTTGGGCTGCGCGGAATCCGCGAGCGCGTGGAGCTTCTCGGCGGGATGGCCCGCGTGGAAAACGGCTCGACCGGCGGCTGTACGCTGAGCATCGAGGTGCCCGTATGA
- a CDS encoding DUF6768 family protein, whose product MNDKTVEKIIEDSYDESKEEGLRSIVRDFYSRKLLASVVAAWTVAAFCIAVAVFSGVQFLRMDETKWQIMYAALFVVSAHGLDVVKIFAWQLAHRQNLKRDIKRLELRIAELSAALKK is encoded by the coding sequence ATGAACGACAAGACGGTCGAAAAGATCATCGAGGACAGCTACGATGAATCGAAGGAGGAGGGCCTGCGGTCCATCGTGCGGGACTTTTACTCCCGAAAGCTCCTGGCGAGCGTGGTCGCGGCATGGACGGTGGCCGCCTTCTGCATCGCCGTAGCCGTGTTCAGCGGCGTGCAGTTTCTCAGGATGGACGAAACCAAGTGGCAGATCATGTACGCGGCGCTGTTTGTCGTGAGTGCACACGGGCTTGATGTGGTGAAGATTTTCGCCTGGCAGCTTGCCCATCGGCAGAACCTCAAGCGGGACATCAAGCGGCTGGAGCTGAGGATTGCGGAGTTGAGCGCGGCATTGAAGAAGTGA
- a CDS encoding ABC transporter ATP-binding protein, with the protein MSSTPLLQLQAVTRRYGPLVALDDVSLEIHPGEFFGLLGPNGAGKSTLMSLASGLRRPDQGTVIIDGQPLTPRPELRGQLGLVPQNLALYPDLTAEENLRIFGELQGLRGADLRARLDEAFAAVQLSDRRKSIVKEFSGGMQRRLNLVAALLHRPKLLLCDEPTVGVDPQSRNAIFEYLQQLNRAGVTIVYSTHYMEEAERLCSRVGVIDHGRILALGTVGELLNQLPYEDEISFPAGDATAALVGQLGTHGTLGRENGSYHFRPRADYRLSAFFALTESLGLSPRLFVTRRPSLEAVFLHLTGRNLRDN; encoded by the coding sequence ATGTCCTCCACCCCGCTGCTCCAGCTCCAGGCCGTCACCCGCCGGTATGGCCCGCTCGTCGCGCTTGATGACGTCTCGCTCGAGATTCATCCTGGCGAATTCTTCGGCCTCCTCGGCCCCAACGGCGCCGGCAAGTCCACGCTGATGTCCCTCGCCTCCGGCCTGCGCCGGCCCGACCAGGGCACGGTTATCATCGACGGGCAGCCGCTGACGCCCCGCCCGGAGTTGCGGGGCCAGCTCGGGCTCGTGCCGCAGAACCTCGCCCTGTACCCGGATCTCACCGCAGAGGAAAACCTCCGGATCTTCGGCGAACTGCAGGGGCTCCGCGGCGCGGATCTGCGCGCGCGACTCGACGAGGCCTTCGCGGCGGTCCAGCTCAGCGATCGGCGCAAGTCGATCGTGAAGGAGTTCTCGGGCGGCATGCAGCGCCGGCTGAACCTCGTCGCCGCCCTCCTCCACCGGCCGAAGCTCCTGCTGTGCGACGAACCCACCGTCGGCGTCGACCCGCAGTCGCGGAACGCGATCTTCGAATACCTGCAGCAGCTCAACCGCGCCGGCGTCACCATCGTGTACTCGACGCACTACATGGAGGAGGCCGAGCGGCTTTGCTCGCGCGTCGGCGTGATCGACCATGGCCGCATCCTCGCGCTCGGCACCGTCGGCGAGCTGCTCAACCAGCTCCCCTATGAGGACGAGATTTCGTTCCCCGCCGGCGACGCCACCGCCGCGCTGGTGGGCCAGTTGGGCACCCACGGCACGCTGGGCCGCGAAAACGGCAGCTATCATTTCCGGCCCCGCGCCGATTACCGGCTCTCGGCCTTCTTCGCGTTGACCGAGTCGCTCGGGCTTTCGCCGCGACTGTTCGTCACCCGCCGTCCCTCGCTCGAGGCGGTGTTCCTCCACCTCACCGGCCGCAACCTCCGCGACAACTGA
- a CDS encoding glutamate-5-semialdehyde dehydrogenase, with protein sequence MSAAIAELVTSLAQRARAASYALATTPSARKDVALARLADLIDAAHGELLLANQRDLASPEAQALNAAARDRLTLDAKRLQHLAASVREVVALPDPVGELLEDITRPNGLHIRKVRVPIGVIGIIYEARPNVTVDCAVLCLKSGNAAILRGGKECFHTNTALAALIAKALADSGLPADAVQLVPTTDRAALTTLLKLDTLIHCIIPRGGESLIRFVAQNSTIPVIKHYKGVCFVYVDAQADAAMAEAIVVNAKTSKPSVCNAAEQLLVHRDIAPTFLPAVGRALRARKVELRCDAASAAIFAAADIPTVPATEADYQTEFLDYVIAVRVVDSCPTAIAIINRDSSNHSDAIVTRDEPTARQFLAAVDSATVYWNASTRFTDGFEFGYGAEIGISTDRLHARGPMGLRELCSHKFLIEGTGQIRG encoded by the coding sequence ATGTCCGCCGCCATCGCCGAACTCGTCACCTCGCTTGCCCAACGCGCCCGCGCGGCGTCCTACGCTTTGGCGACGACCCCGTCGGCGCGCAAGGACGTCGCCCTCGCCCGACTCGCCGACCTGATCGACGCCGCGCACGGTGAACTGCTGCTCGCTAACCAGCGGGATCTCGCCTCCCCCGAAGCCCAGGCGCTCAACGCCGCCGCGCGCGACCGGCTCACGCTCGACGCGAAGCGGCTGCAGCATCTCGCCGCGTCGGTGCGCGAGGTCGTGGCCCTGCCCGACCCCGTCGGTGAACTGCTCGAAGACATCACCCGCCCGAACGGCCTGCACATCCGCAAGGTCCGCGTCCCGATCGGCGTGATCGGCATCATCTACGAGGCTCGGCCCAACGTGACCGTCGACTGCGCCGTGCTCTGCCTCAAGAGCGGCAACGCCGCCATCCTCCGCGGCGGCAAGGAGTGCTTCCACACCAACACCGCCCTCGCCGCCCTGATCGCAAAGGCGCTCGCCGACTCCGGCCTGCCCGCCGATGCCGTGCAGCTGGTGCCCACGACCGACCGCGCGGCGCTCACGACCCTCCTCAAGCTCGACACCCTCATCCACTGCATCATCCCGCGCGGCGGCGAGAGCCTCATCCGCTTCGTGGCGCAGAACTCCACCATTCCCGTCATCAAGCACTACAAGGGCGTGTGCTTCGTGTACGTCGATGCCCAGGCCGATGCCGCCATGGCCGAGGCAATCGTGGTCAACGCCAAGACCTCCAAGCCGAGCGTGTGCAACGCCGCCGAGCAGCTCCTCGTCCATCGCGACATCGCCCCGACGTTCCTGCCCGCCGTCGGCCGCGCGCTGCGCGCCCGCAAGGTCGAGCTGCGCTGCGATGCCGCCAGCGCCGCCATCTTCGCCGCCGCCGATATCCCGACCGTGCCCGCCACCGAGGCCGACTATCAGACCGAGTTTCTCGATTATGTCATCGCGGTGCGCGTGGTGGACTCCTGCCCGACCGCGATCGCGATCATCAACCGCGACAGCTCCAACCACAGTGACGCGATCGTGACGCGCGACGAGCCGACGGCGCGGCAATTCCTCGCCGCGGTCGACAGCGCCACGGTTTACTGGAACGCGAGCACGCGCTTCACCGACGGCTTCGAGTTCGGCTACGGCGCCGAGATTGGCATCAGCACCGATCGGCTGCACGCCCGCGGTCCGATGGGCCTGCGCGAACTCTGCTCGCACAAGTTCCTGATCGAGGGTACCGGCCAGATCCGCGGCTGA
- a CDS encoding ABC transporter permease: protein MSPTFVLFRQALLSFRRARAAIVITFVVPVVLIYLFGHVFGLYGKESGPTGITLAVLNLSPEPAAVKLVAALQAEKTFRVITTQRDAQGVEQLLTEAAIRTALRDNAYRHALIIPADLLRDDALGVHLRFLTNPRNEIESQMVNGVLQKTVFSNVPQLLGSSLQRRARSFLGAERQEAFNGAIASAVSSAFGTERAAVLKRIEAGDVFGTAAEPANGATAATGDKAKDVFSQLVRFEKEQVAGLEVKNPMAARMVGGYAVMFLLFAVSGAANSLFEERRTGVFQRLLSSPVRPAHIVWARFLFGIALGLVQIGAMFVAGRIFFGLDLLGHAGALFAVALSAAAACSAFGLFVAAVAPSAPAASGIATFLVISMSAIGGAWFPVSFMPDTIQSISKLTLVYWSVEGFADVLWAGRPLLEILPKIGILAAMAAGVMAFSIWKLNRSRFFE from the coding sequence ATGTCCCCGACCTTCGTCCTCTTCCGCCAGGCCCTCCTGAGCTTCCGCCGCGCCCGCGCCGCGATCGTCATCACGTTCGTCGTTCCCGTCGTGCTGATCTACCTCTTCGGCCACGTCTTCGGCCTGTACGGCAAGGAGTCCGGCCCCACCGGCATCACCCTGGCCGTCCTCAACCTGAGCCCCGAGCCCGCCGCGGTGAAACTTGTCGCCGCGCTGCAGGCGGAGAAGACGTTCCGCGTCATCACCACGCAGCGCGACGCCCAAGGCGTCGAGCAGCTGTTGACCGAGGCGGCGATCCGCACCGCGCTCCGGGACAACGCCTACCGCCACGCCCTGATCATCCCGGCCGATCTCCTGCGCGACGACGCACTCGGCGTGCACCTGCGGTTCCTCACCAATCCGCGCAACGAAATCGAATCCCAGATGGTGAACGGCGTCCTGCAGAAGACGGTGTTCTCGAATGTGCCCCAGCTCCTGGGCAGCTCGCTGCAGCGGCGCGCCCGGAGCTTCCTCGGCGCGGAGCGCCAGGAGGCGTTCAACGGCGCGATCGCCTCGGCCGTCTCCTCCGCCTTCGGCACCGAACGTGCCGCGGTCCTCAAGCGGATCGAGGCGGGCGACGTCTTCGGCACCGCGGCCGAACCAGCCAACGGCGCGACGGCGGCGACCGGCGACAAGGCCAAGGACGTGTTTTCCCAGCTCGTCCGCTTCGAGAAGGAGCAGGTCGCCGGCTTGGAGGTGAAGAACCCGATGGCGGCGCGCATGGTCGGCGGCTACGCGGTCATGTTCCTGCTCTTCGCCGTGAGTGGCGCGGCCAACTCGCTCTTCGAGGAGCGGCGCACGGGCGTCTTCCAGCGGCTCCTCTCCTCTCCCGTGCGTCCGGCGCACATCGTGTGGGCGCGGTTCCTCTTCGGGATCGCGCTCGGGCTGGTGCAGATCGGCGCGATGTTCGTCGCCGGCCGCATCTTCTTCGGCCTCGACCTGCTCGGGCACGCCGGCGCGCTGTTTGCCGTCGCGCTCAGCGCCGCCGCCGCCTGCTCCGCCTTCGGCCTCTTCGTCGCCGCGGTCGCCCCGAGCGCGCCAGCCGCCTCCGGCATCGCGACGTTCCTCGTGATCTCGATGAGCGCCATCGGCGGCGCCTGGTTTCCGGTCAGCTTCATGCCCGACACCATCCAGTCGATCAGCAAGCTGACGCTCGTGTACTGGTCGGTGGAGGGCTTTGCCGACGTCCTCTGGGCCGGCCGCCCGCTCCTCGAGATCCTGCCCAAGATCGGCATCCTCGCCGCGATGGCCGCCGGCGTCATGGCCTTCTCCATCTGGAAGCTCAACCGCAGCCGGTTCTTCGAGTGA
- a CDS encoding tetratricopeptide repeat protein, whose translation MNRIPLFSVAAAFIAALFAGAPDASASIDAAREAFQKRDLPRAAALLEPLTAEGTTDAAACHLASQVWLEQKDSARAVTLAQKAVTLDGGNAEYFTQLGLALSRRINEVGFMQKAAMSGKLRKAFERAVELDPKNLTALIGLTRYYVNAPEIAGGSLEKAKACAEKLVALDAFVGNMELGSIAEKQEQPEVALNHYQAAAELKPDHVGALARCGRVLGRLGRTEEARARFEAALKLDPNNEGVKRAQAALRPAK comes from the coding sequence ATGAATCGCATACCACTGTTCTCTGTCGCCGCCGCGTTTATCGCGGCGCTGTTCGCGGGCGCGCCCGACGCGTCCGCCTCAATCGATGCCGCCCGCGAAGCGTTCCAGAAGCGGGATCTGCCCCGGGCCGCGGCGCTGCTGGAGCCGCTGACCGCCGAAGGCACGACCGATGCGGCCGCTTGCCACCTCGCGAGCCAGGTCTGGCTCGAGCAGAAGGACAGCGCCCGGGCGGTGACGCTGGCGCAGAAGGCGGTGACGCTGGATGGGGGCAACGCCGAGTACTTCACGCAACTGGGCCTGGCGCTGAGCCGACGGATCAACGAGGTCGGCTTCATGCAGAAGGCGGCGATGTCGGGGAAGCTCCGCAAGGCCTTTGAGCGGGCGGTTGAGTTGGACCCCAAGAACCTGACCGCGTTGATCGGACTCACGCGGTATTACGTGAACGCGCCGGAGATCGCCGGCGGCAGCCTGGAAAAGGCGAAGGCGTGCGCCGAGAAGCTCGTGGCGCTCGATGCGTTCGTGGGGAACATGGAACTCGGCTCGATCGCGGAGAAGCAGGAGCAACCCGAGGTGGCGTTGAACCACTATCAGGCCGCGGCGGAACTGAAGCCGGACCACGTTGGCGCGCTGGCCCGTTGTGGGCGCGTGCTTGGCCGGCTGGGCCGGACCGAGGAGGCGCGGGCGCGCTTCGAAGCCGCGCTCAAACTCGACCCCAACAACGAAGGCGTGAAGCGCGCCCAGGCAGCGCTGCGCCCCGCCAAGTAG